A segment of the Micromonospora sediminicola genome:
ACCTCGGCCAGGGACCGGGTGCCGTGGTCACGCAGCAACAGCAGCCACGCGTCCACCGCGCCGGGCACCACGGCGGCGAGCGGGCCGGAACCGGGGACGAGGTCCAGCCCGAGCGAGCGGAAGTGCGCGACGGTCGCGCCGGCCGGGGCCGGGCCCTGACCGCAGAGCACCCGCGGGGTCGGGTCGTCCGCGGTCGCCAGGATCGCCGGCACCTCGCCGGCCGGGCCGTTGAGGTGCGGCTCGACCACGTGCAGCACGAAGCCGGCGGCGACCGCCGCGTCGAAGGCGTTCCCGCCCCGCTCCAGCACGCCCATCGCGGACTGACTGGCCAGCCAGTGCGTCGAGGAGACCATGCCGAAGGTGCCGCGCAGCGTCGGCCGGGTGGTGAAGGTCATCGCCGCCGAGCCTACGCCGCCGGCACGTCTTCGCGCGCCGGGCCGCCGTCGCGGTCCGGCTCGCCGTCGAGCGGGAACAGGCAGGCGGCCCGGTGGTCGGGACCGACCTCGGCCAGCGCCGGGTCGGTGCGGGCGCACTCGTCGCGGGCCCGGGGGCAGCGGGTACGGAAGCGGCACCCGGTCGGCGGGTCCACCGGGCTGGGGATGTCGCCGGTGAGCACGATGCGCCGGCGCTCCCGCTCCACCCGGGGATCGGCCACCGGCACCGCCGACAGCAACGCCGCCGTGTAGGGGTGCGCCGGCTGCCGGTAGATCCGCTCCGGCGGGCCGGTCTCGACGATGCGACCCAGGTACATCACGGCGATCCGGTCGCTCATGTGCTCGACGGCGGCCAGGTCGTGGGCGATGAACAGGTAGGTCAGCCCGAGGTCGCGTTGCAGGTGCCGCAGCAGGTTCATGATCTGCGCCTGCACGCTCAGGTCCAGCGAGGCGATCGGCTCGTCCAGGACGATCAGGTCCGGCTCGCCGGCCAGCGCCCGGGCCATCCCGACCCGCTGCCGCTGGCCGCCGGACAGCTCGTGCGGATGCCGGTCGGCCGTGTCGGCGCGCAGGCCGACCAGGTCCAGCAGCTCGGCCACCCGGGCCCGGCGGGCGGCGGCGGACGCGGCCAGCCGATGCACGGTCAACGGTTCGGCGATGCTGTCGCCGACGGTGCGGCGTGGGTCGAGGGACGCCTGCGGGTCCTGGAACACCATGGCCACGTGGCGGCGCATGCCGCGCAGGCGGCGCCGGGACCAGCGGGTCACGTCCGCGCCGGCCACCCGGACCCGGCCGGAGGTCGGCTCGACCAGGCGCAGCAGCGCCAGGCCGGCGGTGGACTTGCCGCTGCCCGACTCGCCGACCAGGCCGAGCGTCTCCCCCCGGCGGACGGCCAGGGTGACGCCGTCCACCGCCCGCACCACACCGGCCCGGGTCGGGAAGTGCACCGCCAGGTCGTCCAGCTCGGCCACCACGTCCGCGGCTGTCATGGGGTCTCTCCCGGATAGAAGGTGCGGACGGTGTGCCCGTCGCCGACCGGCGTCAACGGGGGCAGCTCGTGCTCGCACCGGGGGTCGGCGCGCACCGGGCAGCGCGGCCAGAACGCGCAGCCCGCTGGCAGGTCGAGCGGGCTCGGCGGCGCGCCGGGGATGGCCACCAGGTCCTCGCCCCGGCGGGACGGGTCCGGCCGGGCCGCGAGCAGCGCCCGGGTGTACGGGTGGGTGGGCGTGTCGAAGACCGCGTCGACCGGGCCCTGCTCGACGATCCGCCCGCCGTACATGACCGCGACGGTGTCGGCGATGCCGGCGACCACGCCCAGGTCGTGGGTGACCCAGACGACCGCCGTGCCCAGCCGCCGTTGCAGGTCGGCGACCAGCTCGACGATCTGCGCCTGGGTGGTGACGTCGAGCGCGGTGGTCGGCTCGTCGGCGATGAGCAGGTCCGGCTCGCAGGCCAGCGCCATGGCGATGACGACGCGCTGGCGCATGCCGCCGGAGAACTGGTGCGGGTAGGCGTCGACGCGCTGCGCGGCCGACGGGATGCCGACCAGGTCGAGCAGCTCCACCGCCCGGTCCCGGGCGGCCCGGCGGGTCAGCCCGAGGTGCGCCTCGGCCGCCTCGGTGACCTGCCGCCCCACCGGCAGCACCGGGTTGAGCGAGGTCATCGGATCCTGGAAGACGAACCCGACGTGCCGGCCGCGCAGCTGGCGACGGCGGTCCTCGGGCAGCGCGGTCAGCTCGCTGTCGAGCAGCCGTACCCGGCCGGTGACCGTGGCGGCGCGCGGCGCGAGACCGGTGGCGGCGAGCAGCGTCATGCTCTTGCCGCTGCCGGACTCGCCGACCAGCGCGAACGTCTCCCCGGCGCGGACCTGCCAGGACACCCCGGCCACGGCGTGCGCCGGACCGCGGCGGGTGCCGACGGTGACGGTGAGGTCCTCCACGGACAGCACGGGCCGGTCGCTCGCGCGGCGCTGGCTCGGCACGCTCTCCCGGCGCTCGCTCCGCTCGGTGCGGTCGCTCATGGGGTGCTCCTGCGGGCCTCGGCGAGGGTGAGCTGGCGCGGGTCGAGCACGTCCCGCAGCGCGTCGCCGACCAGGTTGAAGGCGAGCACGGTCAGGAAGATCGCCGCGCCGGGGAACACGCCCAGCCACCAGGCGTCGGTGACGAAGCCACGACCGTCGAAGAGCATCCGGCCCCAGGCCGGCGCCGGCGGTTGGATGCCGAGGCCGAGGAAGGAGAGCGCGGCCTCGGAGAGGATCGCGAACGCCAGCGACAGCGACGTCTGCACGATCAGCGGCGCGGCGATGTTCGGCAGCACGTGCCGGCGCATGATCCGCAGGTCGGACGCGCCGATGGAGACGGCGGCGCGGACGAAGACCTGCTCGCGGACGGAGAGCACGCCGGCGCGGGTGATCCGGGCGAAGATGGGCGTGTAGACCACGCCGATGGCGACCATGGCGGTGAGCAGGCCGGGGCCGAGCACCGCCACGATGGCCACCGCCAGCAGCAGCACCGGGAACGCGAACAGCACGTCCATGGCGCGCATCAGCACGCTGTCCAGCCAGCCCCGGTAGTAGCCGGCGAACAGCCCGAGCGTCACGCCGGCGACCAGCGCGATGCCGACGCTGACCACGCCGACCTCCAGCGAGACGCGGGCCGCGACGAGCACCCGGCTGAGCACGTCGCGGCCCAGCTCGTCGGTGCCGAACGGGTGCGCCCCGCTGGGCGGGCGCAGCATCTGGTCCACGTCGACGTCGTTGACGCCCGAGGGCGCCAGCCACGGCCCGGCCACGCCCACCACGACCAGCACCAGCAGCACGACCGTGCCACCGACGGCCAGCGGGTCGCGCCGCAGCGCCTCCAGCACCCGGCGTCCGGTGCTCTCCGACACGGCGCTCACTTGACCGTGATCCTCGGGTCGAGGCGGGCGTAGAGGATGTCCACCAGCAGGTTGACCAGCAGGAACAGCGCGGCGACGAGCAGCACCGCACCCTGCAGGACCGGGTAGTCGCGGGCCTGCACCGCGTCGAAGGTGAGCCGGCCGATGCCCGGCCAGGCGAACAGCACCTCGATCACGATGACGCCGCCGAGCAGGCTGGCCAGTTGCACCGCGACCACGGTGACCACCGGGATCAGCGCGTTGCGCAGCACGTGCCGCAGGATCACCACCCGGTTGCGCAGCCCCTTCGCCTCGGCGGTGCGCACGTAGTCGGCGGAGAG
Coding sequences within it:
- a CDS encoding ABC transporter ATP-binding protein, encoding MTAADVVAELDDLAVHFPTRAGVVRAVDGVTLAVRRGETLGLVGESGSGKSTAGLALLRLVEPTSGRVRVAGADVTRWSRRRLRGMRRHVAMVFQDPQASLDPRRTVGDSIAEPLTVHRLAASAAARRARVAELLDLVGLRADTADRHPHELSGGQRQRVGMARALAGEPDLIVLDEPIASLDLSVQAQIMNLLRHLQRDLGLTYLFIAHDLAAVEHMSDRIAVMYLGRIVETGPPERIYRQPAHPYTAALLSAVPVADPRVERERRRIVLTGDIPSPVDPPTGCRFRTRCPRARDECARTDPALAEVGPDHRAACLFPLDGEPDRDGGPAREDVPAA
- a CDS encoding ABC transporter ATP-binding protein, with amino-acid sequence MSDRTERSERRESVPSQRRASDRPVLSVEDLTVTVGTRRGPAHAVAGVSWQVRAGETFALVGESGSGKSMTLLAATGLAPRAATVTGRVRLLDSELTALPEDRRRQLRGRHVGFVFQDPMTSLNPVLPVGRQVTEAAEAHLGLTRRAARDRAVELLDLVGIPSAAQRVDAYPHQFSGGMRQRVVIAMALACEPDLLIADEPTTALDVTTQAQIVELVADLQRRLGTAVVWVTHDLGVVAGIADTVAVMYGGRIVEQGPVDAVFDTPTHPYTRALLAARPDPSRRGEDLVAIPGAPPSPLDLPAGCAFWPRCPVRADPRCEHELPPLTPVGDGHTVRTFYPGETP
- a CDS encoding ABC transporter permease, translated to MSAVSESTGRRVLEALRRDPLAVGGTVVLLVLVVVGVAGPWLAPSGVNDVDVDQMLRPPSGAHPFGTDELGRDVLSRVLVAARVSLEVGVVSVGIALVAGVTLGLFAGYYRGWLDSVLMRAMDVLFAFPVLLLAVAIVAVLGPGLLTAMVAIGVVYTPIFARITRAGVLSVREQVFVRAAVSIGASDLRIMRRHVLPNIAAPLIVQTSLSLAFAILSEAALSFLGLGIQPPAPAWGRMLFDGRGFVTDAWWLGVFPGAAIFLTVLAFNLVGDALRDVLDPRQLTLAEARRSTP